The following proteins are encoded in a genomic region of Xanthomonas cassavae CFBP 4642:
- a CDS encoding PaeR7I family type II restriction endonuclease, with protein MALDLADYDRLARLGVAQFWDGRSSALENDEERSQGGERSGVLGGRNMDGFLAMIEGLVRKNGLPNAEVCVKGRPNLTLPGYYRPTKLWDVLVFDGKKLVVAVELKSHVGPSFGNNFNNRAEEAIGTAHDLSTAIREGILGDQLPPFTGWLILVEDCEKSQKAVRDSSPHFPVFPEFKGASYLARYEVLCRKLIQEGLYTQATVIASSRTARAGGDYRELSQTTGLRAFAARLAGHVSGWAEAHPR; from the coding sequence ATGGCATTGGATCTGGCTGACTACGACCGCTTGGCGCGGCTGGGCGTTGCTCAGTTCTGGGACGGTAGGAGTAGCGCGCTCGAAAACGATGAAGAGCGCAGCCAGGGTGGTGAGCGATCTGGCGTGTTAGGTGGCCGGAACATGGACGGCTTCCTGGCCATGATTGAAGGTCTGGTTCGCAAGAATGGGTTGCCTAACGCGGAGGTTTGCGTCAAAGGGCGACCCAATCTCACGCTGCCCGGCTACTACCGGCCGACGAAGCTGTGGGATGTGCTGGTGTTTGATGGCAAGAAGCTCGTCGTTGCTGTCGAACTCAAAAGCCATGTCGGCCCATCCTTCGGCAACAACTTCAACAACCGCGCTGAGGAAGCCATTGGCACTGCGCACGATCTTTCGACCGCGATCCGCGAGGGCATTCTCGGCGACCAGCTTCCACCCTTCACTGGCTGGCTGATCCTTGTTGAGGATTGCGAGAAGTCGCAGAAGGCAGTGCGGGACAGTTCGCCGCATTTCCCCGTCTTCCCTGAGTTTAAGGGTGCGTCCTATTTAGCGCGCTATGAAGTGCTTTGTCGCAAGCTCATTCAAGAAGGGCTTTACACCCAGGCCACTGTGATTGCCTCGTCCCGCACTGCCCGCGCGGGTGGCGACTATCGAGAACTATCGCAGACCACGGGTTTGCGAGCATTTGCTGCACGGCTGGCCGGCCATGTATCCGGTTGGGCAGAGGCGCATCCGCGTTAA
- a CDS encoding DUF6035 family protein yields the protein MATLLVQSPEITRLLDDETGKPLDAVDVVGDDRHLVMVLYKALHISRKSGQGRLLCALCGVPVYLCSAPDRQHFYFKHFQEDGSCPAVTRSRLTEDQINALRYHGQRESKRHIRIKNLVADSLRNDPQFSEPVIEGTWKGREGKEYRRPDVRSTFKHELKVAFEVQLSTTFGRVMAEREVFYKSEGGLLVWVFGQFDLDHARLMMEVIFDNNNRNAFVVNETTEEASKVAGALVLECHWAQPSRHEDKIIWTRQRKLVRFNELTIDQERQRAFYVDTDALEAQLQEEIDGPPLWKRFEDFWLTYEAFEGRVRPDVDTIDRQWEDLRQRFNRKGVQLPSRHDFAFVGMVRSMFLAKLGRAVGWKYQQFWPAVHHVPDAEKPSLWLFVEALRHYGRLAGIEEQDTKGRWVEKMEKWDEGVASGSSDYQEEHRFDSALRLAFPELAGLIPEPQHYTEDDPPPF from the coding sequence ATGGCCACTCTCCTAGTCCAGTCTCCCGAGATCACCCGCCTCCTGGACGACGAGACCGGGAAGCCCCTCGATGCCGTTGATGTGGTGGGGGACGACCGACACCTAGTCATGGTGCTTTACAAAGCACTGCACATTTCCCGCAAGAGCGGGCAGGGTCGTTTGCTATGTGCGTTGTGCGGCGTGCCCGTCTATCTCTGCTCCGCCCCAGATCGCCAGCACTTCTACTTCAAGCATTTCCAGGAAGACGGTAGTTGCCCGGCGGTTACGCGGTCTCGCCTCACAGAGGATCAGATCAACGCGCTTCGCTATCATGGGCAGCGCGAGAGTAAGCGGCACATCCGCATAAAGAATCTCGTGGCCGATAGCCTGCGGAATGACCCACAGTTCTCCGAACCGGTTATTGAGGGCACATGGAAGGGTCGTGAGGGCAAGGAATATCGGCGTCCGGATGTCCGCTCGACCTTTAAGCATGAGTTGAAGGTCGCTTTCGAAGTCCAGTTGTCCACAACCTTCGGCCGGGTCATGGCCGAGCGAGAAGTCTTCTACAAATCAGAGGGTGGATTGCTTGTCTGGGTGTTCGGACAGTTCGACCTAGATCATGCGCGGCTGATGATGGAAGTTATCTTCGACAACAACAATCGAAACGCCTTCGTGGTCAACGAGACGACCGAGGAAGCCTCGAAGGTAGCAGGGGCGTTGGTCCTTGAATGTCATTGGGCGCAGCCGTCTCGCCATGAAGACAAGATTATCTGGACGCGACAGCGTAAGCTGGTGCGCTTCAATGAGCTAACCATCGACCAGGAGCGGCAGAGGGCGTTCTACGTTGATACAGACGCACTGGAAGCGCAGCTACAAGAAGAGATTGATGGGCCGCCGCTGTGGAAACGGTTCGAGGACTTCTGGCTCACCTACGAGGCATTTGAGGGTCGGGTGCGCCCCGATGTGGACACAATCGATCGCCAGTGGGAAGACTTGCGGCAGAGGTTTAATAGGAAGGGCGTCCAGCTTCCCTCCCGCCATGACTTCGCGTTCGTCGGCATGGTCAGGTCAATGTTCTTGGCCAAGCTAGGTAGAGCAGTGGGTTGGAAATACCAGCAGTTCTGGCCAGCAGTGCACCATGTCCCGGACGCTGAAAAGCCTAGTCTTTGGCTGTTCGTTGAGGCTCTTCGACACTATGGTCGCTTGGCTGGTATCGAGGAGCAGGACACCAAGGGTCGTTGGGTTGAGAAGATGGAGAAGTGGGACGAAGGAGTAGCATCTGGAAGCTCTGACTACCAGGAAGAGCACCGTTTCGATAGCGCACTTCGTCTGGCGTTCCCCGAGCTTGCTGGGCTCATCCCCGAGCCACAGCATTACACCGAAGATGATCCGCCGCCGTTCTAG
- a CDS encoding IS30 family transposase produces MGTQYRHLGSEERALLQIELGNGMSINSIARRLNRSASTLSREIRRQGEPVYAATSAASNYRLRRRACVRRRRLVEGSALFQQVRDDLVLYRWSPQQIAAKLKAMHPDDPSQRVSHETIYAAIYAHPRGGLKKELVEALRQHKPTRGLRRTTAAKRTWVPEELRIVHRPEEVAQRLIPGHWEGDLIKGAFNRSCVGTLVERKTRFVVLCKMDGCTAQDALEGFTRQMKKLPRFLLGSLTYDRGTEMTCYPELMKRLNIDLWFADPHAPWQRGSNENTNGLLRQFMPKGADLSKASQEYLNNVADLMNARPRQTLGWKTPNQALEEEIAQFNSRVALAS; encoded by the coding sequence ATGGGCACACAGTACAGGCACCTGGGTTCCGAAGAACGCGCTTTGCTTCAAATTGAACTCGGTAACGGAATGAGCATCAACTCCATTGCAAGGCGACTCAATCGCAGTGCGTCCACCCTGTCGCGCGAGATAAGGCGACAGGGCGAACCTGTCTATGCGGCAACCAGCGCAGCCAGCAACTATCGGCTGCGCCGCAGAGCGTGCGTTCGAAGGCGCCGGCTTGTTGAAGGCAGTGCGCTCTTTCAGCAGGTGCGTGACGACTTGGTTCTGTATCGTTGGTCGCCCCAGCAAATTGCTGCCAAGCTCAAGGCCATGCATCCGGATGATCCAAGTCAACGCGTGAGTCACGAAACAATCTACGCCGCTATCTACGCGCATCCGCGTGGTGGTTTGAAGAAAGAGCTTGTGGAGGCGCTTCGTCAGCACAAGCCGACGCGAGGCTTGCGCCGTACAACCGCTGCCAAGCGCACGTGGGTGCCGGAGGAGCTGCGTATCGTCCATCGGCCTGAAGAGGTGGCGCAGCGCTTGATTCCTGGGCACTGGGAAGGCGACCTGATCAAAGGGGCTTTCAACCGCTCGTGCGTAGGCACGCTGGTGGAGCGAAAGACGCGCTTTGTGGTGCTGTGCAAGATGGATGGCTGTACTGCACAGGATGCGCTGGAGGGCTTCACGCGACAGATGAAGAAGCTGCCGCGTTTCCTACTGGGAAGCCTCACCTATGACCGCGGAACCGAGATGACGTGTTATCCAGAGCTGATGAAGCGGCTCAACATCGATCTTTGGTTCGCCGATCCACATGCGCCCTGGCAGCGCGGCAGCAATGAGAACACCAACGGCCTGCTGCGCCAGTTCATGCCAAAAGGCGCGGACTTGTCCAAGGCGAGCCAGGAGTATCTCAACAACGTCGCCGACCTGATGAACGCCCGGCCACGGCAGACGCTTGGCTGGAAGACGCCGAACCAGGCGCTGGAAGAAGAGATCGCTCAATTCAACTCACGTGTTGCACTTGCAAGTTGA
- a CDS encoding abortive infection family protein, which produces MRLEGVHWQGQLNDVEFLSRLYDLESLPSGDGRFTDASGDIWQHTVNNDDWDADWVFTDKRFNLLGGSAEDFLRFLCEIVHPVIRPDRDEMMRIVSQFNDQLRRAGWELAEEERIGGRPRFSFRKVSNHGTRSVSRARTVADALDAGWMAKEIQRLENAVDADPDLAIGTAKELVETCCKTILTKRGVEYGKSADLADLTKMLVKELNLVPEGITDEAKGANNIKLILRNLTSLTHNLAELRGLYGTGHGRDGKHRGLQPRHARLAVGAAVAFIDFISETYREREAKP; this is translated from the coding sequence ATGCGGCTTGAAGGCGTCCATTGGCAGGGGCAGCTCAATGACGTCGAATTCCTGAGTCGCCTTTACGATCTGGAAAGCCTTCCTTCTGGCGATGGTCGGTTCACCGATGCCTCTGGGGATATCTGGCAGCACACCGTCAACAATGACGACTGGGATGCTGATTGGGTGTTCACTGACAAACGATTCAACTTGCTTGGCGGTTCGGCAGAGGACTTCCTGCGCTTTCTCTGTGAGATCGTGCATCCTGTGATTCGCCCTGATCGTGATGAGATGATGCGTATAGTTTCTCAGTTCAACGATCAGCTTCGTCGGGCCGGTTGGGAGCTTGCGGAGGAGGAGCGCATTGGCGGTCGACCACGCTTCTCATTTCGGAAGGTATCCAACCACGGAACCCGCTCGGTCTCCCGCGCTCGCACCGTTGCCGACGCCTTGGATGCAGGTTGGATGGCGAAGGAGATTCAGCGTCTCGAGAATGCGGTGGACGCCGACCCTGACTTGGCGATTGGCACCGCGAAAGAACTTGTAGAGACCTGCTGCAAGACCATCCTCACCAAGCGTGGCGTCGAATACGGCAAGTCTGCGGACCTCGCTGACCTAACCAAGATGCTCGTGAAGGAATTGAACCTGGTTCCCGAGGGGATCACTGATGAGGCTAAGGGTGCAAACAACATCAAGCTCATTCTGCGCAACCTCACCTCGCTCACTCACAACCTGGCGGAGTTGCGTGGACTTTACGGGACGGGACATGGTCGCGACGGAAAACATCGCGGTCTCCAACCGCGGCATGCCAGGCTGGCCGTGGGTGCTGCGGTCGCCTTCATCGACTTCATTTCCGAGACGTATCGTGAGCGCGAGGCCAAGCCATAG
- a CDS encoding Eco57I restriction-modification methylase domain-containing protein has translation MNLELAGIPDVLADESESAKQFSMASADERGAIFTRREVVEFILDLVGYTEDRDLAQTRLLEPSAGHADFLLPIIGRLVRSYVTHGGDLSRGAHELVPAIRAYEVHESSLETARSVVVAELLRLGVKKAAAETLGRDWLVRADFLMAPLPHTFDFVVGNPPYVRQELIPSALLAKYRSRFKTLYDRADLYIPFYERCLGVLAPSGRLGFICTDRWTKNKYGGPLRAMVSHEFALTHFVDLVDTPAFLSDVMTYPAITVIERPKPKAKTRATRVAYRPAISAEVLGPLAKAMTGTKLTQKAGVVEMPGVVNGSEPWILHQADRLALVRRLEEALPTLEEAGCKVGIGVATGNDGVYIDDMKALNVEPSRKLPLVRTQDLRGGSVDWKGKGVLNPFEDSGQVVDLARYPKFAAYLDEHAAHIKARHVAKKNPERWFRTIDRIYPALAKTPKLLVPDIKGDAHIVYEEGKLYPHHNLYFITANEWDLRALQAVLMSGIARLFVGTYSTTMMGGFLRFQAQYLRRIRVPHWKNVPKPLQKALHEAAVAGDREAANRATYQLYGLNAAERDIITTV, from the coding sequence GTGAACCTTGAACTTGCTGGCATCCCCGACGTTTTGGCCGACGAGAGCGAGTCCGCCAAGCAGTTTTCTATGGCCAGTGCCGACGAGCGGGGGGCGATTTTTACTCGTAGGGAGGTGGTCGAGTTCATCCTGGACTTGGTCGGCTACACCGAAGACCGCGATTTGGCCCAAACCAGGCTGCTCGAGCCTTCTGCTGGGCACGCAGACTTCCTGCTTCCGATCATTGGCCGACTCGTCCGGTCTTACGTGACCCACGGGGGCGACCTGAGTCGTGGTGCCCACGAGTTGGTGCCTGCCATTCGCGCCTATGAGGTGCATGAGTCGAGCCTTGAAACTGCCCGCTCTGTGGTGGTGGCGGAGCTGCTGCGCCTGGGAGTCAAGAAGGCGGCTGCCGAAACGCTGGGACGGGATTGGCTAGTCCGCGCCGACTTCCTCATGGCGCCGTTGCCACACACGTTCGATTTCGTGGTGGGCAACCCGCCTTATGTCCGCCAGGAGCTGATCCCCTCAGCTTTGCTTGCCAAATACCGTTCGCGCTTTAAAACGCTTTACGACCGGGCTGACCTCTACATCCCCTTCTATGAGCGCTGCCTAGGGGTTCTGGCGCCTAGTGGGCGTTTGGGCTTCATCTGCACTGATCGCTGGACTAAGAACAAATACGGCGGCCCGCTTCGAGCCATGGTGTCCCACGAGTTCGCCTTGACGCACTTTGTTGACCTGGTGGACACGCCGGCATTTCTCTCGGACGTGATGACCTATCCAGCGATCACCGTGATTGAGCGGCCAAAGCCCAAGGCTAAGACGCGGGCTACGCGGGTGGCCTATCGTCCGGCCATCTCTGCTGAGGTGCTCGGTCCGCTTGCGAAGGCAATGACGGGCACGAAGTTGACCCAGAAGGCAGGCGTGGTCGAGATGCCTGGGGTGGTCAACGGCTCGGAGCCTTGGATATTGCATCAAGCTGATCGCTTGGCTTTGGTGCGTCGGCTTGAAGAGGCGCTGCCCACGCTCGAAGAAGCAGGCTGCAAGGTAGGCATTGGTGTGGCGACCGGCAACGATGGCGTCTACATCGACGATATGAAGGCACTCAATGTTGAGCCGAGTCGGAAGCTGCCCTTGGTTCGAACGCAAGACCTGCGTGGCGGGAGCGTCGATTGGAAGGGTAAGGGCGTTCTCAATCCTTTCGAGGACAGTGGACAGGTTGTAGATCTTGCGCGCTATCCGAAATTCGCGGCCTATCTTGACGAGCATGCGGCGCACATCAAGGCGCGGCACGTCGCCAAGAAAAATCCGGAGCGATGGTTCCGCACGATCGACCGCATCTATCCTGCGCTAGCCAAAACCCCCAAGCTGTTGGTTCCAGACATCAAAGGCGATGCTCATATCGTCTATGAGGAAGGCAAGCTCTATCCGCATCACAATCTTTACTTCATCACAGCGAACGAGTGGGATCTTCGTGCACTACAAGCCGTGCTGATGTCGGGGATAGCGCGGCTGTTTGTTGGCACGTATTCGACCACGATGATGGGAGGTTTCTTGCGTTTTCAGGCGCAGTATCTGCGCCGGATCCGAGTGCCTCACTGGAAAAATGTGCCGAAGCCTTTGCAGAAGGCCTTGCATGAGGCGGCAGTCGCTGGGGACCGCGAAGCCGCTAACCGTGCCACCTATCAACTTTACGGACTAAACGCGGCCGAGCGAGACATTATCACTACGGTCTGA
- a CDS encoding JAB domain-containing protein encodes MKRTQDLKAQYQLQMDEEGILLAAATILEQRLQRQGRIHSPEQAGSYLIARCAHLPHEVFGVVFLDTKHHILATEHLFSGTIDGCDVHPRVVAKRALELSAAAVILFHNHPSGNPEPSEADRKVTERLQQALCLLDIRLLDHLVIGGRQHTSLAARGWV; translated from the coding sequence ATGAAGCGCACCCAAGACCTGAAGGCTCAATACCAGCTCCAGATGGACGAGGAGGGCATCTTGCTCGCCGCCGCGACCATCTTGGAACAGCGCCTTCAACGCCAAGGTCGGATCCACAGCCCGGAGCAGGCCGGCAGCTACCTAATCGCCCGCTGCGCCCACCTGCCGCACGAAGTGTTCGGCGTCGTCTTCCTCGACACCAAGCACCACATCTTGGCCACCGAGCACCTCTTCAGCGGCACCATCGACGGGTGCGATGTTCACCCGCGAGTCGTAGCAAAGCGTGCTCTCGAGCTTAGCGCTGCCGCAGTCATCCTCTTCCACAACCACCCTTCCGGCAACCCGGAGCCGAGCGAAGCAGACCGCAAGGTGACCGAGCGCCTGCAGCAGGCCTTGTGCCTCCTGGACATTCGGCTGCTCGACCACCTGGTCATCGGCGGGCGTCAGCACACCAGCTTGGCGGCTAGGGGATGGGTGTGA